A DNA window from Ipomoea triloba cultivar NCNSP0323 chromosome 10, ASM357664v1 contains the following coding sequences:
- the LOC116032726 gene encoding uncharacterized protein LOC116032726, giving the protein MEDYYGWGNRNRGKMTAENEEFQEEEVWAVNNTERETSPSKVMMRKSSSSWQLPVAPRTTGHERRCRAEQSSAPVSVPDWSKIYCRKNNGSNMKGDNNSEGGEGGDEEDDDDNGVVPPHEYIARRLARTQIASFSMCEGVGRTLKGRDLSKLRNAILTKTGFLEK; this is encoded by the coding sequence ATGGAAGACTACTATGGCTGGGGGAACAGAAACAGAGGAAAGATGACAGCAGAAAATGAAGAGTTTCAGGAAGAAGAAGTGTGGGCTGTTAATAATACTGAAAGGGAAACCTCACCATCAAAGGTGATGATGAggaaatcttcttcttcttggcaGTTGCCGGTGGCTCCGAGAACAACGGGCCATGAACGGAGGTGCAGGGCGGAGCAGTCGTCAGCTCCGGTGAGTGTTCCTGACTGGTCCAAGATTTACTGCAGGAAAAATAATGGCTCCAATATGAAAGGAGATAATAATAGTGAAGGTGGGGAGGGaggagatgaagaagatgatgatgataatgggGTGGTCCCACCGCACGAGTACATAGCTAGGAGGCTTGCAAGAACTCAGATTGCATCTTTCTCCATGTGTGAAGGTGTGGGGAGGACCCTGAAAGGAAGAGACCTCAGCAAATTGAGAAATGCCATCCTCACCAAGACCGGCTTCCTCGAAAAATAG
- the LOC116033507 gene encoding uncharacterized protein LOC116033507, whose product MKITDEACKSWPASWRSVEGDAKLRRLRMRKIHHHGGARRRTGGSGVATPLLSWKFEDGDNTRLAVSGGGGAPRRAAKSGELVAVSARKLAAGLWQLAAEIGLHSIDGGGAKWDCGRVLDRLGFELHSWMQLPKSAIEGATKWDPGNSRLSRDVYHFHSHVRLCRTQQTPCLSFASALQFEVLKARNRVKELEVENKHSRKKLKHFVNKLSEERAFWMRKEHQKMRKIVDELKGELRRERRNCQQLDMLNSKLLSDLADTKVSVRRYMQDYEKERKAREILEKVCTDLAKKVEEDSAEIEALDGECTKIRDEVDEERKMLQLSEVWREERVQMKLVDARLILEEKYSEMSDLISGLETFLKSRNVSADTIEIGEARMIKRAIDTLKNHETPKFSPVSPLSNDKYAVSEGPETSRAKELGIDYYLGNSPSHASGIHNVNPGSDSFRKFIRSNYSKSFVDNDEGCKDANSTGTVTQVDDQRSNHTCGGSEKSVNRVVQNRYVKQNSDQGSPGFETSEISCVQPKHSKKKGTTLRKLWSSSPNNDDECRTTTSPDENRRLSNGSSHNIDVTSLEKVSSVEVTNSHDGLVNLSCSPVLGNHHIARAMKGCIEWPRGNPRQGLKAKLLEARLESQKSQLRNILKQRT is encoded by the exons ATGAAGATCACAGACGAAGCTTGTAAATCCTGGCCGGCGAGCTGGCGGTCAGTCGAGGGAGATGCCAAGCTCCGTCGTCTGAGGATGAGAAAAATCCACCACCACGGCGGCGCTCGACGGAGGACGGGCGGGAGTGGGGTGGCGACTCCGCTCTTGAGCTGGAAATTCGAAGATGGGGACAATACGCGTCTAGCTGTCTCCGGCGGTGGTGGTGCTCCCCGGAGAGCGGCGAAAAGCGGGGAATTGGTGGCGGTTTCCGCTAGGAAGCTCGCCGCCGGGCTGTGGCAGTTGGCGGCGGAAATCGGCTTGCATAGTATTGACGGCGGTGGCGCTAAGTGGGACTGTGGTAGGGTTCTTGATCGCCTTGGATTCGAG CTGCATTCTTGGATGCAACTTCCCAAATCTGCAATTGAGGGAGCTACAAAGTGGGACCCTGGCAACTCAAGATTGTCCAGAGATGTTTACCATTTCCATAGCCATGTGAGGCTTTGTAGAACCCAACAAACTCCATGTCTGTCATTTGCTTCTGCTTTGCAATTTGAGGTACTGAAAGCTCGAAATCGCGTGAAAGAGCTCGAAGTTGAGAATAAGCATTCCAGGAAGAAACTCAAGCATTTTGTTAACAAGCTGAGTGAGGAAAGAGCGTTTTGGATGAGGAAAGAACACCAGAAGATGCGGAAAATAGTTGATGAGTTGAAGGGCGAGTTGAGGAGGGAGAGGAGAAACTGCCAGCAATTGGACATGCTTAATTCCAAGTTGCTTAGCGATCTCGCTGATACCAAGGTATCTGTCAGACGTTATATGCAGGATTACGAGAAAGAAAGGAAAGCGAGAGAGATACTGGAAAAGGTGTGCACTGATTTAGCAAAGAAGGTTGAAGAAGACAGTGCGGAAATTGAGGCATTGGATGGCGAATGCACGAAGATTCGGGATGAAGTAGATGAAGAGAGGAAGATGCTGCAGTTGTCCGAGGTTTGGCGTGAAGAGCGGGTTCAAATGAAGCTGGTAGATGCGAGGCTAATTCTTGAAGAAAAATACAGTGAGATGAGTGATCTGATATCGGGTCTCGAGACTTTTCTGAAATCAAGAAATGTAAGTGCTGACACGATTGAGATCGGTGAAGCTAGAATGATCAAGCGAGCAATAGACACTCTCAAAAACCACGAGACACCAAAATTTTCCCCCGTCTCTCCACTATCAAATGACAAGTATGCAGTCTCCGAGGGTCCCGAAACCAGTAGAGCAAAAGAGCTGGGGATCGATTACTACCTTGGTAACAGCCCAAGCCATGCCTCTGGAATCCACAACGTCAATCCTGGGTCTGATAGTTTCCGCAAATTCATAAGGAGTAATTATTCAAAAAGCTTTGTTGATAACGACGAGGGTTGCAAAGATGCCAATAGTACAGGAACTGTTACTCAAGTCGACGATCAGCGTTCAAATCACACTTGTGGGGGAAGTGAAAAGTCCGTCAATCGAGTTGTCCAAAACAGATACGTTAAACAGAACAGTGATCAGGGTTCCCCGGGCTTTGAAACGAGTGAAATCTCATGTGTCCAACCGAAACATTCCAAGAAGAAAGGTACAACACTTCGCAAGCTTTGGAGTTCCTCGCCAAATAATGACGATGAATGCAGGACAACTACTTCACCTGATGAGAACAGAAGGCTATCGAACGGGTCTAGTCATAATATTGACGTCACTTCACTAGAGAAAGTATCATCAGTTGAAGTGACAAATAGCCACGATGGTTTGGTAAACCTTTCGTGTTCCCCTGTGCTGGGAAACCACCACATAGCCCGAGCTATGAAAGGATGTATTGAATGGCCCCGGGGAAACCCAAGGCAGGGTTTGAAAGCCAAGCTTTTAGAAGCGAGGTTAGAAAGCCAGAAATCACAGTTACGAAATATACTTAAACAGAGGACTTAG
- the LOC116032105 gene encoding calcium-dependent protein kinase-like codes for MGGCFSKSKSRQGDVNGYRQGRGVATGYQPVTESHQKASSTHAQTYTQPERSYNPQPNPQSYAPIHVPAKPSVASVPQPIRPVQRPEPNNILGKPFEDIKAHYSLGKELGRGQFGVTYLCTEISTRRPYACKSILKRKLVSKNDKEDIKREIQIMQHMSGQPNIVEFKGAFEDRQSVHLVMELCAGGELFDRIIARGHYSERAAADLIRQIVNVVHICHFMGVMHRDLKPENFLLSSKDENAMLKATDFGLSVFIEEGKVYRDIVGSAYYVAPEVLRRSYGKEADVWSAGVILYILLSGVPPFWAETEKGIFDCVLKGEIDFESDPWPSISNGAKDLVRRMLTLDPRKRISSASVLEHPWLREGGEASDKPIDSAVLSRMKQFRAMNKLKQLALKVIAENLSEEEIKGLKAMFANMDTDNSGTITYEELKSGLTRLGSKLTEAEVKQLMEAADVDGNGTIDYIEFITATMHRHRLERDEHLYKAFQHFDTDHSGFITRDELKSAMMEYGMGDEATIKDIIDEVDTDNDGRINYSEFCAMMRSGTQPQQKLF; via the exons ATGGGAGGGTGTTTTAGCAAGAGCAAGTCTAGGCAAGGTGATGTTAATGGGTATAGGCAGGGAAGAGGAGTGGCTACTGGGTATCAACCTGTGACTGAAAGCCATCAAAAGGCATCCTCAACCCATGCCCAAACCTATACCCAACCTGAAAGGTCTTATAATCCACAGCCCAATCCCCAGTCCTATGCTCCAATCCATGTCCCTGCAAAACCCTCAGTGGCTTCAGTGCCCCAACCCATTAGGCCTGTTCAGAGACCTGAGCCAAATAACATATTGGGGAAGCCTTTTGAGGACATTAAGGCACACTACAGTCTTGGGAAAGAACTGGGGAGGGGCCAATTTGGGGTGACTTACCTGTGTACTGAGATTTCCACCCGGCGGCCTTATGCTTGCAAGTCGATTCTGAAGAGGAAGCTTGTGAGCAAGAATGATAAGGAGGATATCAAGAGGGAGATTCAGATTATGCAGCACATGAGCGGGCAGCCTAACATTGTGGAGTTCAAGGGTGCCTTTGAGGATAGGCAGTCGGTGCACCTTGTCATGGAGCTTTGCGCTGGCGGGGAGCTGTTTGATCGGATTATTGCGCGTGGGCATTATTCCGAGAGGGCTGCCGCTGATTTGATTAGACAGATTGTGAATGTGGTTCACATTTGCCATTTCATGGGCGTTATGCATAGGGATCTCAAGCCCGAGAATTTCCTTCTGAGCAGCAAGGATGAGAATGCCATGCTGAAGGCGACCGACTTTGGACTCTCTGTGTTCATCGAAGAAG GAAAAGTTTATCGCGACATAGTGGGCAGTGCATATTATGTTGCTCCTGAGGTATTGCGTCGTAGTTATGGGAAGGAAGCTGATGTCTGGAGTGCGggtgtaattttatatattcttCTGAGTGGTGTACCTCCATTTTGGGCTG AAACGGAGAAGGGAATATTTGATTGTGTACTAAAAGGGGAAATTGATTTTGAAAGTGATCCATGGCCATCAATATCAAATGGTGCAAAGGACCTAGTCCGGAGAATGCTTACGCTGGATCCAAGAAAGAGAATTTCTTCTGCTAGCGTTCTTg AGCACCCATGGCTTCGAGAGGGTGGCGAGGCTTCAGACAAGCCAATTGACAGTGCCGTACTTTCGAGGATGAAGCAGTTTAGGGCAATGAACAAGCTCAAGCAACTTGCATTGAAG GTCATTGCTGAAAACTTGtctgaagaagaaattaaaggtCTTAAAGCGATGTTTGCAAACATGGATACGGACAATAGTGGTACTATTACCTATGAAGAATTGAAATCTGGACTGACTCGGCTTGGATCAAAACTGACTGAAGCTGAAGTCAAGCAACTTATGGAAGCT gcTGATGTGGATGGAAATGGAACAATTGACTACATCGAGTTCATTACTGCAACAATGCACAGACATAGGCTTGAAAGAGACGAGCATCTTTACAAAGCATTTCAGCATTTTGACACAGACCACAGTGG ATTCATTACAAGAGATGAACTCAAAAGTGCTATGATGGAGTATGGTATGGGCGATGAGGCAACTATCAAAGATATCATTGATGAGGTGGACACAGATAAT GATGGAAGGATCAATTATTCGGAGTTTTGTGCAATGATGAGAAGCGGAACCCAACCACAACAAAAGCTTTTTTAA